In Persicimonas caeni, a single window of DNA contains:
- a CDS encoding LysM peptidoglycan-binding domain-containing protein, translated as MWKFVQGLATNRLTQALAGTAAAATLMVAGVSTADAQVTHQQSGDSDYHVVAQGDTMWDLSGRYYGDSYEWPRMWSYNAHITNPHWIYPGDIVYLRDDAGGSGAAQPGQQQANNNQAGAGEPMPQGMYLPLGGYITKDEVQYVGRIVASRKEANMLAEHDTAWVGWGEGAYSDAEKEEIEKEERETIANPGEVQKGDRFAVVREVGTLTNDDGEVIAHKYVVLGGVVVTKVSGTDEEGNKKYYDEVKVTQSWQEIYRGDLLIPYERQLKVVKQSKAETDEVAKVIDTLQPGNMFGEHSYVFLDKGAADGVRMGNRFFAYQRYEGIHLGVDRPLDKKVPWTRVGQLLVLDVREHYSTALVIDSKRELIIGDRLEMYNGY; from the coding sequence ATGTGGAAGTTTGTGCAAGGACTCGCAACTAATCGACTCACCCAAGCATTGGCGGGCACCGCTGCGGCAGCCACGCTGATGGTCGCCGGTGTGTCGACCGCCGACGCTCAGGTCACCCACCAGCAGTCGGGCGATTCGGATTACCACGTCGTCGCCCAGGGCGACACGATGTGGGATCTTTCGGGCCGCTACTACGGCGACAGCTACGAGTGGCCGCGCATGTGGAGCTACAACGCCCACATCACCAACCCGCACTGGATCTATCCGGGCGATATTGTCTACCTGCGCGACGATGCCGGCGGCAGCGGCGCGGCCCAGCCGGGCCAGCAGCAGGCCAACAACAACCAAGCCGGTGCCGGCGAGCCGATGCCGCAGGGCATGTACCTGCCGCTTGGCGGTTATATCACCAAAGACGAGGTCCAGTACGTCGGCCGCATCGTCGCCTCGCGCAAAGAGGCGAACATGCTCGCCGAGCACGACACCGCCTGGGTCGGCTGGGGCGAAGGGGCATATAGCGACGCCGAGAAAGAAGAGATTGAAAAGGAAGAGCGCGAGACCATCGCCAATCCGGGCGAGGTCCAAAAAGGCGACCGCTTCGCCGTGGTGCGCGAGGTCGGCACTCTGACCAACGATGATGGTGAGGTCATCGCGCACAAGTACGTCGTCTTGGGCGGCGTCGTCGTCACGAAGGTCTCCGGGACCGACGAAGAGGGCAACAAGAAGTACTACGACGAGGTCAAGGTGACTCAGTCGTGGCAGGAGATCTACCGCGGCGATCTGTTGATTCCGTACGAGCGTCAACTCAAGGTCGTCAAGCAGTCGAAGGCCGAGACTGACGAGGTCGCCAAAGTCATCGACACGCTGCAGCCGGGGAACATGTTCGGCGAGCACTCGTACGTCTTCCTCGACAAGGGCGCCGCCGACGGCGTGCGCATGGGCAATCGCTTCTTCGCGTACCAGCGTTACGAGGGCATCCACCTGGGCGTCGATCGTCCGCTCGACAAAAAAGTGCCGTGGACTCGAGTAGGTCAGCTGCTCGTCCTCGACGTGCGCGAGCATTACTCGACCGCGCTCGTCATCGACTCGAAGCGCGAACTCATCATCGGCGACCGCCTCGAGATGTATAACGGCTACTGA
- a CDS encoding J domain-containing protein: MSDNIEEVRRKIDEMHARLDEDTYYELLELEPEAKPGKKEVMKQFRLKAKDWHADRYSGYELSAEYKQKLQEIFAALNTAQQTLSDIDKKADYDFQLEAGDQNIENVINAEGAFRRGNNMLQTGSYKGAHEQFKRAFELNPEEDEYKAHLLYTEYLQIPKNDEGTPLKRTRANEIFGELDEISEQKPENDSILTFLGVVAMGLGNLNKAKVLFNEALRHNRQNVVAKRQIRLIKMRQEKESKKGFFAQLLDKFRS, from the coding sequence ATGTCCGACAATATTGAGGAAGTCCGTCGTAAGATCGACGAGATGCACGCGCGCCTCGACGAAGACACTTACTACGAGCTGCTCGAGCTCGAGCCCGAGGCCAAGCCCGGCAAAAAAGAGGTGATGAAGCAATTTCGCCTCAAAGCCAAGGATTGGCACGCCGACCGCTACAGCGGCTATGAGCTGAGCGCGGAGTATAAGCAAAAGCTCCAAGAGATTTTTGCCGCGCTCAACACCGCCCAGCAGACGCTGTCCGATATCGATAAGAAGGCCGACTACGATTTCCAGCTCGAGGCCGGCGACCAGAATATCGAGAATGTCATCAATGCCGAGGGCGCGTTCCGCCGTGGCAACAACATGCTGCAAACGGGCAGCTACAAGGGCGCACACGAGCAATTCAAGCGCGCCTTCGAGCTCAACCCGGAAGAAGACGAATATAAGGCGCACCTGCTTTATACCGAGTACCTTCAGATCCCGAAAAATGACGAGGGCACGCCGCTCAAGCGAACCCGCGCCAACGAGATCTTCGGAGAGCTCGACGAGATCAGCGAGCAGAAACCCGAGAACGATTCCATCCTGACTTTTTTGGGCGTGGTGGCGATGGGGCTCGGCAATCTCAACAAAGCGAAGGTCTTGTTCAACGAGGCGCTTCGTCACAACCGCCAAAATGTCGTCGCCAAACGACAGATTCGACTCATCAAGATGCGCCAGGAAAAAGAGTCGAAGAAGGGTTTCTTCGCCCAACTGCTCGACAAGTTCCGCTCGTGA
- a CDS encoding penicillin-binding transpeptidase domain-containing protein codes for MFDHEEQSRPDFFRFAVCAAGLSAMAVAFTSLTAGADERPQDHVQRAYESAERAAATESALRRLDPEGSAQATAEAKAKAKRIAQAAKAFEPVPVRVVPEDWVEAGLDISKAKREGDKLVQTLPNGGKVYLTIEPSVQDHMEKVLEQKNVPHGGVALVEPATGRVLALVSHSKEGSSYDEIARRPKAPSASVFKIVTAAALVESAGVSPTEQICYHGGRSRLSERNIKGDPRRDHKCADLGDALAWSINSIMAKLAYKKLSRDDLRVWAERFGYNTEIPFELPVQTSKADIVEDPIERARLAAGFWHTYLSPLHGALIAASVANDGVMMRPTLIDKYVDPSGETLYEFEPRVLRRVMSKKTAKVLAKMLEGTAEKGTARRYFAHRRAFPNDVTVAGKTGTLSNKDPYLGFTWFVGFGKDKSGQQAAVAGLACNKPKWWIKGHFAASETLRKYYEILDEKAKKAASELAAN; via the coding sequence ATGTTTGATCACGAAGAACAATCTAGACCCGACTTTTTTCGCTTCGCCGTCTGCGCGGCTGGCCTCTCCGCGATGGCGGTGGCGTTTACGTCACTGACCGCCGGTGCAGACGAGCGTCCGCAAGATCACGTGCAACGCGCCTACGAGAGCGCCGAACGAGCTGCGGCGACCGAGAGCGCCCTTCGGCGCCTCGATCCGGAAGGCAGCGCCCAGGCCACCGCTGAGGCCAAAGCCAAGGCCAAGCGCATCGCCCAGGCCGCCAAGGCGTTCGAGCCGGTGCCCGTTCGCGTGGTGCCCGAGGACTGGGTCGAAGCCGGCCTCGACATCAGCAAGGCCAAGCGCGAAGGCGACAAGCTCGTGCAGACCCTTCCCAATGGCGGCAAGGTCTATTTGACCATCGAGCCGTCGGTTCAAGACCACATGGAGAAGGTGCTCGAGCAGAAAAATGTGCCCCACGGCGGCGTGGCTCTCGTCGAGCCGGCCACCGGGCGCGTTCTGGCGCTGGTGAGCCACTCCAAAGAAGGGTCTTCGTACGATGAGATCGCCCGGCGCCCGAAGGCGCCGTCGGCGTCGGTCTTCAAGATCGTGACCGCCGCGGCGCTCGTCGAAAGTGCCGGCGTCAGCCCGACCGAGCAGATCTGCTACCACGGTGGTCGCAGCCGCCTTTCGGAGCGCAACATCAAAGGCGACCCGCGTCGCGACCACAAGTGCGCCGATCTGGGAGACGCCCTGGCCTGGTCGATCAACTCGATCATGGCCAAGCTCGCCTACAAAAAGCTCAGTCGTGACGATCTGAGGGTCTGGGCAGAACGATTCGGCTACAACACCGAGATTCCGTTCGAACTGCCCGTCCAAACGAGCAAGGCCGACATCGTCGAAGATCCCATCGAACGAGCGCGCCTCGCCGCCGGGTTCTGGCATACCTACCTGAGCCCGCTTCACGGAGCCCTGATCGCTGCCTCGGTGGCCAACGACGGCGTGATGATGCGCCCCACCCTCATCGACAAGTACGTCGATCCGAGCGGCGAGACGCTCTATGAGTTCGAGCCGCGCGTGTTGCGCCGCGTGATGTCGAAGAAGACGGCGAAAGTGCTGGCCAAGATGCTCGAGGGCACCGCCGAGAAAGGCACGGCGCGCCGCTACTTCGCTCACCGCCGCGCGTTCCCCAACGACGTGACCGTCGCCGGAAAGACCGGCACCCTGTCGAACAAGGACCCCTACCTCGGATTCACGTGGTTCGTGGGCTTCGGCAAGGACAAGAGCGGTCAGCAAGCCGCGGTCGCCGGCCTGGCGTGCAACAAGCCGAAGTGGTGGATCAAAGGGCACTTTGCCGCGAGCGAGACCCTTCGCAAGTACTACGAGATTCTGGACGAGAAGGCGAAGAAGGCCGCCAGCGAGTTGGCGGCGAATTAA
- a CDS encoding ABC-F family ATP-binding cassette domain-containing protein — protein sequence MIQLDSISKAYGGDQLFESLTWKLPDDAVLGLVGANGAGKSTLFRIICGEEEPDRGRVVIPRHVTVGYLPQEVTEVHTGSVLDVILEGAGELLELEDRLAELEIKLEAADGAESEELSHVYGELQERFRRGGGYSIRGKARQIAAGLGFGDDEVDRPMQEFSGGWRMRALVGRLLLSGPDVLLLDEPTNHLDLESLEWLESYLKNYDGTIVIISHDRYFLNRLADQIAELANNTVRSFVGNYDAYLEQRDELRERLQKEREQQEKEIAQIQEFIDRFRYKASKAPQVQSRIKMLEKIELVEVPPDNTPNISFEFPQPPRVGKRVATLDGVRKAYDDNVVFDGLDFTVFRGDKLALVGPNGAGKSTMLKLLAGAIEPNTGTIELGHRVEVSYFAQHSVDQLDLSRTVLGEMEATASTEAFPRIRSVLGAFNFSEADVEKQISVLSGGEKSRLALAKMLLEPAGLLLLDEPTNHLDITSRQMLEQALQKFEGAFCVVSHDRYFLNEIVEKVAHIEAGEITEYDGDYDYYRWKHAQRVPSDDEGAELAADGAGDDASRQLTKKEIRQRSAEIRKRRDAETRELRKKLDKIESEIATVEERHGEIEAQLAKPETYEDGELTSSLNQEFAEVEGRLEELMLEWEEVGAELEKIERRYLKEEAALKQ from the coding sequence ATGATTCAACTCGACTCCATCTCCAAAGCCTACGGCGGCGACCAACTCTTCGAGTCGCTCACGTGGAAACTCCCCGATGACGCCGTCCTCGGACTGGTTGGCGCCAACGGAGCCGGCAAGTCGACGCTGTTTCGCATCATCTGCGGCGAGGAGGAGCCCGACCGCGGCCGCGTGGTCATTCCACGCCACGTCACCGTCGGTTACCTGCCGCAGGAGGTCACCGAGGTCCACACCGGAAGTGTCCTCGATGTCATTCTCGAAGGGGCAGGGGAGTTGCTGGAGCTCGAGGACCGGCTCGCAGAGCTAGAGATCAAGCTCGAGGCCGCCGACGGCGCCGAGTCCGAAGAGCTGAGCCACGTCTATGGCGAGCTCCAGGAGCGCTTTCGACGCGGCGGCGGGTACTCGATTCGCGGCAAGGCACGACAGATCGCCGCCGGGCTCGGCTTCGGCGACGATGAGGTCGACCGGCCCATGCAGGAGTTCTCCGGTGGCTGGCGCATGCGCGCTCTGGTCGGTCGGCTGCTGCTGTCTGGCCCCGACGTGCTGCTGCTCGACGAGCCCACCAACCACCTCGATCTCGAGAGCCTCGAATGGCTCGAGAGCTACTTGAAGAATTACGACGGTACGATCGTCATCATCAGCCACGATCGCTACTTCTTGAACCGGCTGGCCGACCAGATTGCCGAACTCGCCAACAACACGGTCCGTAGTTTCGTCGGTAACTACGACGCCTACCTCGAGCAGCGTGACGAGCTTCGCGAGCGCTTGCAGAAAGAGCGCGAGCAACAAGAAAAAGAGATCGCCCAGATCCAAGAGTTCATCGATCGGTTTCGCTACAAGGCATCGAAGGCCCCGCAGGTGCAGAGCCGGATCAAGATGCTCGAGAAGATCGAGCTCGTCGAGGTCCCGCCCGACAACACCCCCAATATCTCCTTCGAGTTCCCGCAGCCGCCACGGGTCGGCAAACGTGTGGCGACACTCGACGGAGTGCGCAAGGCCTACGACGATAATGTCGTCTTCGACGGTCTCGACTTTACGGTATTTCGCGGCGATAAGCTCGCGCTCGTCGGGCCCAACGGCGCAGGCAAGTCGACAATGCTCAAGCTCTTGGCCGGAGCCATCGAGCCCAACACGGGCACGATCGAGCTCGGCCACCGCGTCGAAGTTTCGTACTTCGCCCAGCACTCGGTCGACCAGCTCGATTTGAGCCGCACCGTCTTGGGCGAGATGGAGGCGACCGCCTCGACCGAAGCCTTCCCGCGCATCCGAAGCGTGCTCGGCGCGTTCAACTTCTCGGAAGCGGACGTCGAAAAACAGATCTCGGTGCTTTCGGGCGGCGAGAAGAGCCGCTTGGCGCTCGCCAAGATGCTCCTGGAACCCGCGGGGTTGCTGCTCTTGGACGAGCCGACCAACCACCTCGACATCACGTCTCGTCAGATGCTCGAGCAGGCGCTGCAGAAGTTCGAGGGAGCCTTTTGCGTCGTCTCTCACGACCGCTACTTCCTCAACGAAATCGTCGAGAAGGTCGCGCATATCGAGGCCGGTGAGATCACCGAGTACGACGGCGACTACGATTATTACCGTTGGAAACACGCCCAGCGCGTGCCGTCCGACGACGAAGGAGCAGAGCTCGCCGCCGACGGCGCCGGCGATGACGCCTCGCGCCAACTGACCAAAAAAGAGATTCGCCAGCGCTCGGCCGAAATCCGCAAGCGACGCGACGCCGAGACGCGTGAACTGCGAAAGAAGCTCGACAAGATCGAATCGGAGATTGCCACGGTCGAGGAGCGACACGGCGAAATTGAGGCGCAGCTCGCCAAGCCCGAGACGTACGAAGATGGCGAACTCACCTCGAGCCTGAATCAGGAGTTTGCGGAGGTCGAGGGCAGGCTCGAAGAGCTGATGCTCGAATGGGAGGAGGTCGGCGCCGAGCTCGAAAAAATCGAGCGCCGCTACCTCAAAGAGGAAGCGGCGCTCAAACAGTAG
- a CDS encoding PEGA domain-containing protein — MIHRFFAVAVLILLTLLALPAFAQDGKQGDSSGASVVILKFETFNADQAVMDDFYMALHEAIDGHPEMHVKPGGDVSINDLILTLGCESANAECLAGLSDFVEGDRIVYGSVERSENVYLFSLKMFDFARGEFVREVSDKTIEGNTEQIKQGVRAVIEGFLYGDVGKLEVAVNGASDAEVFFDGEKVGQGPTTLSKLPLGEHAVTVRTADGQKKSKKVMLHRGKVSKVIFDFEGAKAVEAPGAVASNNYAVPGWTAVGLGTVGLVAGVLGTTQVSSYDSEAESMICGDALCPAASTERANKLQDDMDSAYTMSIIGYSVAAVGFAAGGYLLYETYAGGAESEQPSTDETDIEPTVNVGADSASVGVRIGF; from the coding sequence ATGATCCACCGCTTTTTCGCTGTTGCAGTTTTGATCCTCCTGACCCTGCTCGCACTACCCGCCTTTGCCCAGGATGGCAAGCAAGGGGACAGTTCAGGTGCCAGCGTGGTCATCCTGAAGTTCGAGACCTTCAACGCCGACCAGGCGGTGATGGACGACTTCTATATGGCGCTGCACGAGGCCATTGATGGGCACCCCGAGATGCACGTCAAGCCCGGCGGCGACGTGAGCATCAACGACCTCATTTTGACGCTCGGTTGCGAATCCGCCAATGCCGAATGTCTGGCCGGGCTGAGCGACTTCGTCGAGGGTGACCGCATCGTGTACGGCTCGGTCGAGCGCTCCGAGAACGTCTACCTCTTTAGCCTCAAGATGTTCGACTTCGCCCGGGGCGAATTCGTGCGCGAGGTCAGCGACAAGACGATCGAGGGCAACACCGAGCAGATCAAGCAAGGCGTGCGCGCGGTCATCGAAGGCTTCCTGTACGGCGACGTCGGCAAGCTCGAGGTCGCCGTCAACGGCGCTTCCGACGCCGAGGTCTTCTTCGACGGCGAAAAAGTCGGCCAAGGGCCGACGACGCTGTCGAAACTTCCGCTTGGTGAACATGCCGTCACTGTACGAACGGCTGACGGCCAGAAAAAGTCCAAGAAAGTGATGCTCCACCGCGGCAAGGTCTCGAAAGTGATCTTCGACTTCGAAGGCGCCAAAGCAGTCGAAGCGCCCGGCGCAGTGGCCTCGAACAACTATGCCGTGCCTGGCTGGACCGCAGTCGGCCTCGGCACGGTGGGTCTTGTCGCCGGCGTCCTCGGCACGACCCAAGTCAGCAGCTACGATTCTGAGGCCGAGTCGATGATCTGTGGCGACGCCTTGTGCCCCGCCGCTTCGACCGAGCGCGCCAACAAGCTCCAAGACGACATGGATTCGGCCTACACGATGAGCATCATCGGCTACTCGGTTGCCGCGGTCGGCTTCGCGGCCGGCGGCTACTTGCTCTATGAGACCTACGCCGGCGGCGCCGAGTCCGAGCAACCGTCGACCGACGAGACCGACATCGAGCCGACGGTCAACGTGGGCGCCGACAGCGCTTCGGTCGGCGTGCGCATCGGGTTCTGA
- a CDS encoding HEAT repeat domain-containing protein, which translates to MGRKKLLAVLIVALTSAPALADARLSKDLKKELQGYVDTNVKVDDAEAKQAALLTQGRIGGRASRKAIEEHKEAKDKRVKIAASMGLMMAGDRRADNELVDQLKDDSQLYLTLSEIVTVLPDKQEAKLLARVIKKADDNRKRDVMRYAAQQHGELYEELLGDYLTDRDDKERAAAVEAALFTTRDEAADYAQKMVDSRRKAIRADGVKLAIGLTNRPGGSKKAVAALEDALGDREDAIADKAARHLVTLGNKKGVAHIVEKLGKAKEDDQKKELAEFLLQHDASVSEKAAKPLMESENKDLKALGWQLAATGAGDEMVEKAKELFSSTKYDERLIGIKALARTGNKSAISTLGRALFDGDKRIRLYGAKGLGRTGDAEALNFLKKAIGGERDREVKIAVIEAVSRIDDKNSLNLLRFQTTARDPQVKLAVVQGIRRLGQDGGVKALKVVQQDRNLDVKWQAFLTALELEPKQGLSQMKKALRKPPTGFMSDIEKLDADTRDKVVEYLLINGDTNTRAAAMSTARRIGEPMFDIYRKVVVDSDAPDNVRRMAVVALSEKRDPKDKSLFEKLVRKSDNKAIQHIAAWTLTEYATEDLEATFRGLLGHKDPAIKSIAAYGLAAVND; encoded by the coding sequence ATGGGCCGTAAAAAACTACTCGCCGTACTAATCGTCGCGTTGACCAGTGCTCCGGCGCTGGCGGACGCTCGCCTGTCGAAAGACCTCAAGAAAGAGCTTCAAGGCTACGTCGACACCAACGTCAAAGTCGACGACGCCGAGGCCAAGCAGGCGGCTCTGTTGACCCAGGGCCGCATCGGCGGCCGGGCGTCGCGCAAAGCCATCGAAGAGCACAAAGAGGCGAAGGACAAGCGAGTCAAGATCGCCGCCTCGATGGGGCTGATGATGGCCGGCGACCGCCGGGCTGACAACGAGCTGGTCGACCAACTCAAGGACGACTCTCAGCTCTATCTGACCCTCAGCGAGATCGTGACCGTACTTCCCGACAAGCAGGAAGCCAAGCTACTCGCGCGTGTCATCAAGAAGGCGGACGACAACCGCAAGCGCGACGTCATGCGCTATGCGGCGCAGCAGCACGGCGAGCTGTACGAAGAGCTTCTGGGCGATTACCTGACCGACCGCGACGACAAAGAGCGAGCGGCCGCGGTTGAGGCCGCTTTGTTCACCACCCGTGACGAAGCCGCCGATTACGCCCAGAAGATGGTCGACAGCCGCCGCAAGGCGATTCGTGCCGACGGCGTCAAGCTGGCCATCGGTCTGACCAACCGTCCCGGGGGCTCCAAAAAGGCGGTCGCCGCTCTCGAAGACGCACTCGGCGACCGCGAGGATGCCATCGCCGACAAGGCAGCGCGCCACCTGGTGACGCTGGGCAACAAAAAGGGCGTTGCGCACATCGTCGAAAAGCTCGGCAAGGCGAAGGAAGACGACCAGAAAAAGGAACTCGCCGAGTTTCTGCTCCAGCATGACGCTAGCGTCTCCGAGAAGGCCGCCAAGCCTTTGATGGAGTCGGAGAATAAGGACCTCAAGGCGCTCGGCTGGCAACTCGCCGCGACCGGCGCCGGAGACGAGATGGTCGAAAAGGCCAAGGAGCTGTTCTCCAGCACGAAGTACGACGAGCGCCTCATCGGCATCAAAGCGTTGGCACGCACGGGCAACAAGTCGGCCATCAGCACCCTCGGCCGAGCGCTGTTCGATGGCGACAAGCGCATTCGCCTCTACGGGGCGAAGGGCCTGGGCCGCACCGGCGACGCCGAGGCGCTGAACTTCCTCAAGAAGGCGATCGGCGGCGAGCGCGACCGGGAAGTCAAGATCGCGGTCATCGAGGCCGTGTCGCGCATCGACGACAAGAATTCGCTCAACCTGCTTCGCTTCCAGACCACTGCGCGTGACCCCCAGGTCAAGCTCGCCGTGGTCCAAGGAATTCGTCGCCTCGGCCAAGACGGTGGGGTCAAAGCCCTCAAGGTGGTCCAACAGGACCGCAATCTCGACGTCAAATGGCAGGCGTTCCTGACCGCGCTGGAGCTCGAGCCCAAGCAGGGCCTGTCGCAGATGAAGAAGGCGCTGCGCAAGCCGCCCACTGGCTTCATGAGCGATATCGAGAAGCTCGACGCCGACACCCGAGACAAAGTCGTCGAGTATCTGCTCATCAACGGCGACACCAACACACGCGCCGCCGCCATGAGCACCGCCCGGCGCATCGGCGAGCCGATGTTCGACATCTACCGCAAGGTCGTCGTCGACTCGGACGCCCCGGACAATGTGCGCCGTATGGCCGTCGTGGCACTCAGCGAAAAGCGCGATCCGAAGGACAAGTCGCTCTTCGAGAAGCTCGTGCGCAAGTCCGACAACAAGGCCATCCAGCACATCGCCGCTTGGACGCTCACCGAGTATGCCACCGAGGACCTCGAGGCGACCTTCCGCGGCCTGTTGGGCCACAAGGACCCGGCCATCAAGTCCATCGCAGCCTACGGCCTCGCCGCGGTGAACGACTGA
- a CDS encoding polyhydroxyalkanoic acid system family protein — protein MADITIRRAHGMDHAEAKDKVHQIVDDLDYVDTAKWNGDGTKADIKGKGFKGDVAVTDTELVVNINLKLFAKPLKGKIEDQINKRMDSYFA, from the coding sequence ATGGCAGACATCACCATCCGCAGAGCCCACGGCATGGACCACGCTGAAGCCAAAGACAAGGTCCACCAGATCGTCGATGACCTCGACTACGTCGACACCGCCAAGTGGAACGGCGACGGCACCAAGGCCGACATCAAAGGCAAGGGATTCAAGGGCGACGTCGCAGTCACCGACACCGAGCTTGTGGTCAACATCAACCTCAAGCTGTTCGCCAAGCCGTTGAAGGGCAAAATCGAAGATCAGATCAACAAGCGCATGGACAGCTACTTCGCGTGA
- a CDS encoding AMIN domain-containing protein, giving the protein MRLIRHLASTALLTILVVAFVSPASAQQIRRYGDNNAGGDTAASSSSSSSGGAKAWYPGMPVPQQSNGGGQQQAADQQQAGQEGGAEGEEQLSTSHRITIFSGKNQGPNSPRTTLDMAVDQLYRGVIPGTRDEVAHLSRAKKDGASEAKKNQLTWLGFRPTDEHTRVFFQTARKADYHIRRKQNPAVIEITVKNTKISARNFSRFIDTSFFNRNVKRVEAKKVDSSTVEIIIELEKFEQPTVRQDGSYVYLDFPHTAPAKKEETEKVAGQNQGQP; this is encoded by the coding sequence ATGAGACTCATCCGTCATTTGGCCAGCACGGCCCTCCTGACGATTTTGGTCGTGGCGTTCGTCTCCCCGGCGTCCGCCCAGCAGATCCGGCGCTATGGTGACAATAACGCCGGCGGTGATACCGCCGCTAGCTCGTCGAGTTCCAGTTCGGGCGGCGCCAAGGCCTGGTATCCGGGCATGCCCGTGCCCCAGCAGTCGAACGGCGGCGGCCAACAGCAGGCTGCCGATCAACAGCAAGCCGGACAAGAAGGTGGCGCTGAGGGTGAAGAGCAGCTGTCCACCTCGCACCGCATCACCATCTTTTCGGGCAAGAACCAGGGGCCCAACTCGCCGCGCACCACGCTCGATATGGCGGTCGATCAACTCTACCGCGGGGTCATCCCCGGCACCCGTGACGAGGTGGCTCACCTATCGCGGGCCAAGAAGGACGGCGCGAGTGAGGCCAAGAAGAATCAGCTGACCTGGCTCGGCTTCCGCCCCACTGACGAGCACACGCGCGTTTTCTTCCAGACGGCGCGCAAGGCCGACTACCACATCCGCCGGAAACAGAATCCGGCGGTCATCGAGATCACGGTCAAGAACACCAAGATTTCGGCGCGCAACTTCAGCCGGTTCATCGATACGAGCTTCTTCAACCGAAACGTCAAGCGCGTCGAGGCCAAGAAGGTCGACTCGAGCACCGTCGAAATCATCATCGAACTCGAGAAGTTCGAGCAACCCACCGTCCGCCAAGACGGCAGCTACGTCTACCTCGACTTCCCGCACACCGCGCCGGCTAAGAAAGAGGAAACGGAGAAGGTTGCCGGCCAGAATCAAGGCCAGCCCTGA
- the queA gene encoding tRNA preQ1(34) S-adenosylmethionine ribosyltransferase-isomerase QueA yields the protein MSSNDTGTQKGAEADRDAQARDLDAVDAYDYELPEELIAAHPADRRGESRLLVARRDSAQIEHVQFSDLPDYLEPSDLLVFNNTRVIPARIMAKKETGGAVEMLVLDIIEPGGEDRWTEEAGGTVVFRCMTRSSRALRPGMELTADAGDAGPFVVREWEAGKAEVEVDWDGAPVDLLEEVGQMPLPPYILKRRKTLGEAEEATADDRKRYQTVYAAKPGAVAAPTAGLHFSEELLERLEERGIRRAFVTLQVGIGTFRPVSADRLSEHEMHSEEYEISAELARAIEETREAGGRIIAVGTTSMRALEAEARRDKPFEPGVRRTDIFLHPGVDFEVCDGLVTNFHLPRSTLLALVAGLAGYDFMRQIYAEAIEERYRFYSYGDGMLIL from the coding sequence ATGAGTAGCAACGACACTGGAACACAGAAAGGCGCCGAGGCTGATCGGGACGCGCAAGCGCGCGACCTCGATGCGGTCGACGCATACGACTACGAGCTGCCCGAAGAGCTGATCGCCGCTCACCCGGCCGATCGTCGTGGTGAATCGCGCCTGTTGGTCGCGCGGCGCGACTCGGCCCAGATCGAACACGTGCAGTTTTCGGATCTCCCCGACTACCTAGAGCCGTCGGATCTGCTGGTGTTCAACAACACCCGCGTGATCCCGGCGCGCATCATGGCCAAGAAGGAGACCGGTGGGGCCGTCGAGATGCTCGTGCTCGATATCATCGAGCCCGGCGGTGAGGATCGATGGACCGAGGAAGCCGGCGGAACAGTCGTCTTTCGGTGCATGACCCGAAGCTCGCGCGCACTGCGCCCGGGTATGGAGTTGACCGCCGATGCAGGCGACGCCGGCCCCTTCGTGGTTCGCGAGTGGGAGGCGGGCAAGGCCGAAGTCGAAGTAGATTGGGACGGCGCGCCGGTCGACCTCCTCGAAGAGGTCGGCCAGATGCCGCTGCCTCCTTATATCCTCAAGCGTCGAAAGACGTTGGGCGAGGCTGAAGAGGCCACGGCCGACGACCGAAAGCGCTACCAGACGGTCTACGCCGCCAAACCCGGCGCGGTCGCCGCTCCCACCGCTGGACTGCACTTCAGCGAGGAGTTGCTGGAGCGTCTCGAGGAGCGCGGGATTCGGCGGGCTTTCGTGACGCTACAAGTGGGCATTGGCACGTTTCGTCCGGTATCTGCGGATCGCCTCTCCGAGCACGAGATGCACTCCGAGGAGTACGAGATTTCGGCCGAGTTGGCCCGCGCCATCGAAGAGACGCGCGAGGCTGGCGGGCGAATCATCGCCGTCGGCACCACCAGCATGCGTGCGCTCGAGGCCGAAGCTCGCCGCGACAAGCCCTTCGAGCCCGGGGTGCGGCGCACCGACATCTTTTTGCATCCCGGCGTCGACTTCGAGGTGTGCGACGGACTGGTGACCAACTTCCACCTACCCCGCTCGACGCTGCTCGCGCTGGTCGCCGGTTTGGCCGGCTACGATTTCATGCGCCAGATTTACGCCGAAGCGATCGAGGAGCGCTACCGCTTTTATAGCTACGGCGATGGGATGTTGATTTTGTGA